A stretch of DNA from Amylolactobacillus amylophilus DSM 20533 = JCM 1125:
TCAGGCAGCGCTCCAACGCGACCAGTCAATGGACTTTGATGATTTAATAATGCAGACCATTATCTTGTTCAAGTTAGATCCACCAACGCTCCACTTCTACCAGAATAAGTTCCGCTACATCAGTGTGGATGAGTACCAAGATACTAATGAGGCTCAGTATCAGCTTGTGAAGATGTTGGCTGCCCAATATCGCAATCTTTGTGTCGTGGGTGATGCTGACCAAAGTATCTATGGTTGGCGTGGTGCGAACATGGAGAATATCCTGAACTTCGAGCAGGATTATCCAGATGCCCAGACGATTATGTTGGAGCAGAATTACCGGAGCACATCGCATATTTTAAATGCCGCTAACTCGGTCATCAAAAATAATGTCAACAGAAAGCCAAAGGATCTGTGGACGGACCAGGGTGAGGGAGCAAAGATCACTTATTATCGGGCTCAAAGCGAGAGCGATGAGGCACACTTCGTTGACAGTAAGATTGTTGAGGCCATCGAGGCGGGCAAGCGAGAATACAAGGATTTTGCCGTGCTCTACCGGACTAATGCTCAATCGCGTTCGGTCGAAGAGGGTCTGTTAAAGGCGAATATCCCTTATAAAATTGTGGGTGGCCACAAGTTCTATGATCGAAAAGAAATCAAGGACGTACTGGCGTACCTGAAATTGATTGCGAACCCGGCCGACTCGATGAGTTTAAATAGGATTATCAACGTCCCTAAACGGGGTATTGGTCCAGGCACGATGGAGAAGCTAATAACGTTTAGCGACGCAAATGAATGGTCGTTGTTTGAAGGGATGCGAAATCTCGTATTATCGCCGATCAAGGGCCGTGTGGCGCAGACGATGATGGATTTGGCCACAATTCTCACCGATGCCAAAGAATACAGCACTAGCCACTCGGTGACTAGCACCACGAACAAGATTCTTGAGGACACCGGTTACGTAGCGGCACTGAAAGCGGCCCATACATTAGAGGCGGACACACGAATCGAGAATATCGATGAATTCTTGTCGGTCACCAAGAAATTCGATGACCAGTATGAACCAACTTCTGAGGAGAGTAATCAACTAAGTGATTTCTTGGCTGATGTATCGTTATTATCGGACCAGGATGACTTGGAGAATCAGAATAATCAAGTTGCTTTGATGACGCTCCATGCTGCAAAAGGGCTGGAATTTCCAGTGGTCTTTCTTGTTGGACTCGAGGAGGGGCTCTTTCCTCTGAGTCGTGCAAGTATGGATGAGAGTGAGCTTGAGGAGGAGCGCCGCTTGGCCTATGTTGGTATTACTAGAGCGCGTGAACAACTTTACCTCACCAACGCAGTTTCTAGATTGCTTTATGGGCGGACACAGGTGAATATGCCATCTCGTTTCATTGGTGAGATTGCCGATGAGGATCTGGAACAAGAGAACCCAACCGCCGCAAATGTTTTTGTCGGGAGTGGGAATACGACGAATGTTCCATTTGCTAGAAGAAACGACCGGGCAACCGCCACGGTTTACCAGCCGAAAGTTGCTGTGCATAGTGCAGGTGCTATTGGGGCTGAGAAATCAACCTGGAATGTGGGCGATAAGGTGACACATAAGGCGTGGGGCGAGGGAACAGTCGTCAAAGTCAGCGGTAGCGGTGATGATCAGGAATTGGATATTGCCTTCGAAAATGAGGGAATTAAACGATTGCTGGCCGCATTTGCACCAATCAAGAAAGTCTAAGTGAAGTTAGGAGGGTTTAGCATGGCTGAAAAACTCACGAAAGAACAAGCTCAGGAACAGATTCTTGCGCTTCGTGCGCAATTGAATGTCTGGGCGGAGCAGTATTATGATCGGGATGCACCAACAGTTTCCGACCGGGAATACGATCTTACCTACCAGCAGTTGGTTAACTTAGAGAGCGAGTTTCCAGAGCTAATCACACCTGATTCCATCACACAACGCGTTGGGGGGACGGTCGAGGATGAGTTTAGCAAGGTGCGACATGAGATTCCCATGCTTTCGATGGGAGATATTTTCTCAAAGGAGGAACTGATTGAGTTTGATCAGCGTGTCCAAAAGGCGGTTGGTAAACCGGTAGACTATCACGTAGAGCTAAAGATCGATGGCCTCTCGCTCGCACTCGAATACCGTTTGGGAAAGCTCTTTCGTGCTTCAACTCGTGGTAACGGTTCGATAGGTGAGGACGTGACGGCTAACGCCAGAACAATTGCGGATATCCCTCAAACCTTGCCTGAGCCGTTGACAATTGAGGTCCGAGGTGAGTGTTTAATGCCTAAGGCGGCCTTTGCCAAGTTAAACGAGAAACGAGAGCAGGCTGGACTGCAAGTTTTTGCCAATCCTAGAAATGCAGCAGCGGGTTCACTCCGACAGTTGGACGAGAAGGTGACGAGAGAACGGGAGTTGAGCACGTTCATCTACACCTACGTAACGCCGCCGGTAGCAGCGATTAAAACGCAGCAAGAGGCAGTGCACGAGCTTGCCAGATTAGGATTTACAATCAACGAAACATCGATTGAAGCCAGTTCACTGGACCAGATATTTGAGTTTATTGACCACTACGAGCAAGAGCGCGATAGCCTGCCCTACGGCATCGATGGGGTGGTCATTAAGGTAAACAGCTTACAGTTGCAGGAGCAGTTGGGAAACACAGTGAAGGTGCCACGTTGGGAGATTGCATATAAATTCGCACCGGAAGTCGCCGAGACAGTAGTGCGTGACATAGAATGGACCGTTGGCCGTACCGGCGTTGTAACGCCAACAGCTGTGATGGACCCAGTATCTCTTGCCGGCACCACAGTTGCTCGGGCCACACTCCATAACCCCGCCTACATTACCCAGAAGGACATTCGGTTGGGGGATACGGTTAAACTACATAAGGCTGGGGACATCATCCCCGAGGTTTCCGAAGTGATCCTAACGAGAAGAGCAACAGATAGTGTGCCCTATCTCGCGCCGACAAAATGTCCGTCTTGTGGTCAAGCGCTGGTACATCTGGAAGACGAGGTGGCGTTACGCTGCATTAACCCAATGTGTCCTGCCCAAATCCAAGAGGGATTAACACATTTTGCATCTAGAAATGCAATGAATATTGCCGGCCTTGGACCGAAGATTGTTCACCAATTATTTCAGAAAAACATGATTAAAGATGTTGCGGATCTTTATAAATTAACGGCGTCCGATTTGCTGCAGCTAGACGGCTTCAAAGAAAAGTCTGTGAATAATTTGCTAGAGGCTATCGGTGCTAGCAAGGACAACTCTGTTGAGCGGCTAATTTTTGGATTAGGAATCCAACATGTCGGTGCTAAAGCAGCACTTCTGCTGGCACAGAAATTTCAAGATTTAGATAAGTTAAGCGAGGCAACGGTGCAAGAAATAGTATCTATTGATACAATAGGTGAGACTATTGCACAGTCTTTAACATTCTATTTTGCCCAGCCAACTGCCAGCACGCTTTTAGCTGAACTAAAGAATGCCGGTGTCAACACACAATATCGTGGTCCGAAATTAACGCAAATTGCTGATAACTTCTTTAAGGACAAGACGGTAGTCATTACCGGAAAGTTTACGGAATTTAGCCGCCAGGAATTGACGAAAATGTTAGAGGAGCGCGGTGCTAAGGTCACTGGCTCTGTATCCAAAAAAACCGATATAGTGGTACATGGTACAGATGCAGGAAGTAAATTAGACAAGGCAAATAAATTAGCAATACCTCTCATGAATGAGGCAGAGGTGCTAGCTGAATTCAACTAATCGGAGGCGGATTTTGAAACGATTTTTGCAAATTATAACTGCTCTTAGCGTGGTAATCTTTCTGGCAGGGTGTGGTAACTTGAAAAACTCTGACTTGTCGAATAACGCGACCACGTCGACGAAGAAAAAGAGTTACCAAACGACCGGATCGACAGCCGGTGAATATAGCGTACTTCTACGAAATGGTCAGTATAAAATAAGCCCAATCAGTGGTATTACCGCAACGAACAATAGTAATGATGTGGATCTAAAGAACCTGGAAAGCGGCTTGATGAGCTTATCATTGGCCGAATTCTCCGCTAATAAATTTGTTTTTCAAGAGGGCCAAGAGCTGACACGTGCACAGGTTAGTGCGTGGTTGAACCGCTATGACAAGAAATCTAATAAGAACGGCCTCAACCCTGTTGATAATAAGAAAACCGACGCGGACACCAGAAATCCAATTTACTTGGAGCAGGTAATTGAACAGGATTACTTAACTGGCAGTGGGAGTACATATGAGCTTGGTGGCATCAGTATTGGTCTTGCAATGAATTCTGTGGATTATTTCACGAAGGTCAAGGATGGGCCACAGTATAAGACAACGATTAATAGGGCGACACAGCTTGAGCAGGGGAAGAAGATTGCGACTAAACTACTCAAGCAGCTGCGCTCACGGAAGAAATTTCAGAATATTCCGATCATGATCGGGATATTTAGTAAAACGGCTAGTGATTCGCTGGTTGGCGGTAATTATTTGGCAACTGGCTTGGCACCTGATAACAAGAAGTCGATCACAGATTGGAAAACAGTTGATGAGCAGTCACAGGTTCTACCGACGATTGGCAACGACAAGCCGATTAACAGCAATGATGCGGAGTCTTTCTCAAACTTCAAGGCCGCCGTGCAAGGGTATTTCCCAAATATTAGTGGTGTAATTGGGCGGGTGCACTACCGTTCAGGTCAGTTGACTTCGTTTGAGATTACTGTTAACACCCAGTTCTATGGTTATGCCCAGATAAACAGTTTTGCTAAATTGGTCTTGTCTTCGGCCAAGAAGTTTTTGCCGAACAACGTACCGCTCGAGATCCTTGTTCAATCCGTCAACGATCCACAGGCACTTATTTCCAAAGAAAAGGCCAACTCGGCTTATAATGTACATGTTTTTAGATGATGAAAGAGGTAAATGATGATTTCAAAGGAAGACATCAAACACGTGGCGTCACTTGCAAAGCTTGAATTTACGGAAGAGGAGCTCGCAAAGTTCACTACGCAAATGGATGAGATTATTGAAATGGCAAATCAGTTAGGCGAAGTCGATGTGGCAGAAGTTGCACCCACAACGCAAGTGGTGGCAGAACACAACGTATTCAGAGAAGACGTCATTGTTCAGGGTGAATCACGTGCAGTATTATTGCAAAACGTGCCTGAAAGCCAGGACGGGTTCATCAAGGTGCCAACGATTATTGATAAGGATGAGGACGAGGACTAATGAATTTTTTAAACGAAAATATTGATTCACTCAACCAGAAGTTAAAGAGTGGGGAGTTAGATGCGAAGACGCTCACCGCTGATACCTTAAAGGCAATCGAGGAGAAGGAGACGGCGCTGAACGCTTTTGTGACTGTGGCAGAAGATGCTGTGCCAGCCGAGCAGTTAGACTTGAACAACGTGCTTGCTGGTATTCCAATTGCAATCAAAGATAACATCATTACAGAAGGCTTGCGCACGACTGCATCGAGCCATATTCTGGATAACTTCGTGCCAGTATATGAATCAACGGTTGTTCAAAAGCTGAAGGAAGCCCAGATGACCATCATTGGTAAGACAAACCTGGACGAGTTCGCCATGGGCGGCTCTACCGAGACCAGTTATTTCGGTACTAGCAAGAATCCGTGGGATTTAACTAAGATTCCCGGTGGCTCTTCTGGTGGATCTGCAGCGGCTGTTGCCGGTGGTGAGGTTGTGGCGGCCCTTGGTTCTGATACGGGTGGTTCTATTCGCCAACCAGCGTCTTACACGGGTATTTTTGGTATCAAGCCAACCTATGGGCGAGTTTCACGCTGGGGTCTAATCGCCTTTGCTTCGAGTCTTGATCAAATCGGTGTGATGACGAAGCGGGTCAAGGATGCCGCTCAGGTATTGAACGTGATTGCCGGGCCTGATGATAAAGACGCTACGACATCCCAAACGAAAGTACCAGATTATACCCAATATTTGGGGCAAGATATTAAGGGATTGAGGGTTGCTGTACCGGCCGAGTATATGGCAGAAGGAATTAATGCTGACGTTAAGGCAGTTGTGCAATCAACCATCGATATGCTGGCACAAAATGGCGCAATTATCGATACCGTGAATTTGCCGCACACCAAATATGTGTTGCCGACGTACTACATCATCGCTTCCAGTGAAGCATCAAGTAATTTACAGCGTTTCGACGGTATTCGCTACGGCTTCCGCGCACCTGATGTGAAGAGCCTAGAAGATGTCTTCGTTAAGACCCGTTCAGAAGGCTTTGGTGATGAGGTAAAGAGAAGAATTATGCTAGGAACTTTTGCGCTCTCAGCGGGATACTACGATGCCTACTTTAAGAAGGCTTCACAGGTACGGACGATGATCAAACAAGATTTCGATAAAATTTTTGCAGAACACGACGTCATCGTTGGACCGACAGCACCAACGACGGCGTTTGGCATCGGCCAACAGGTCTCTGACCCCTTAACGATGTACGCAAACGATATTCTGACCATTTCTGCAAACTTAGCGGGGATTCCGGCAGCAAGTGTACCGGCAGGTCTATCTGAGGGGATGCCCGTTGGACTCCAGGTGATGGCCAACCGCTTCGATGAGGGAAGCATCTTCAAAGTGGCAAGCTTCGTCGAACAACAGAATAAATTTTACGCAAATAAACCAACAGGAATGGAGGATTAATCATGAATTTTGAGACAACAATCGGACTAGAAGTCCATGTAGAACTTAAAACCAAGACCAAGATGTTCAGTCCTTCAGCAAACCTGTTCGGTGTCGAACAGAATACAAACACGAATGTCATTGATTTTGGTTTCCCTGGTGTGCTACCAACGGTGAACAAGAATGCATATCGCCTGGGTGTGATGGTTGCGTTAGCGCTCCACGCCGAGGTCGCACCTTACACGCACTTCGACCGTAAGAATTATTTCTATCCCGATAACCCAAAGGCCTACCAAATTACCCAATTTGAGTTTCCACTAGCTAAAAATGGCTATTTGGAGATCGAGGTTGATGGTAAGAAGAAGAAAATCGGGATTGAGGAGCTCCATGTCGAAGAGGATGCCGGGAAGAATACCCACGGCTCTGACGGCTACTCATATGTCGATTTGAACCGTCAAGGCACGCCTCTAATTGAGATTGTTTCAAAGCCAGATATCAAGAGTCCAGAAGAAGCTTATGCTTACCTGGAAAAGCTGAAGCAGACAATCCAATTCACGGGCGCATCCGATGTGAAGATGGAAGAGGGTTCGATGCGGGTTGATACCAATATTTCAATTCGCCCAATCGGCCAAAAGCAGTACGGCGTTAAGTCGGAATTGAAGAATTTGAACTCATTCAATCATGTTCGCCTGGGTCTAGCCTATGAGGAGAAACGCCAGGAGAAAATTCTGTTGAGTGGTGGGACAGTTCGGCCAGAGACCAGAAGATACGATGAACCAACGGGACAGACGTATCTAATGCGTGTCAAAGAAGGCAAGGATGATTACCGTTATTTCCCAGAACCGGATTTGCCAGCGTTTTTCATTGAGGATGAATGGGTGCAAGAAATTGCGGCAGCTATCCCAGAGATGCCTGAGAAGCGGCGCGCACGCTATGTCTCTGAATTCGAGATTCCAGAATATGATGCTGGTATCCTGACCCAGACCAAGGAGATGGCAGATTTCTTTGAAGCAACTGTGAACTTAGGTGCTGATGCGAAGCTAGCCTCCAACTGGTTGATGGGCGAGGTTAACGGTTATCTGAACGAGCACAAACTAGATCTGGAGGAGACTAAACTAACTCCCGAGAATCTGGCGGGAATGATTAAGCTAATCGTCGATGGGACAATTTCCTCCAAAATCGCGAAGAAGGTTTTCCAAGAAATTATTACCAATGGCTCGGAACCAAAGGCCTGGGTCACTGAAAAGGGCATGGTACAAGAATCGAATCCGGATGTTCTGTTACCAATGATTAACGAAATTCTGGATAACAACGCACAGTCAATCGAAGACTACAAGAACGGTAAGGATCGCGCATTAGGCTTCTTGGTTGGACAAATCATGAAGCAATCGCGTGGTAAGGCAAATCCGAAGATGGTCAATAAGTTCTTACTCGAGGAATTGGCGAAGAGATAAACGAGGGCAACATGGTAAAAAAAGCACGGTTAATTTACAATCCAGTATCAGGGAACGAACAGATGCCGGCACAAGTTGCGGGTATTTTAAACACGCTTGAGCAGGCGGGCTATGAAGCTAGCGCATTTCAAACGACTGTCGAGGAAAACTCGGCAATGAACGAGGCAAAGCGGGTCGGTCTGGCCGGTTTTGATCTGGTAGTCGCGGCTGGTGGAGACGGCACGATTAATGAGGTCGTGAACGGTATCGCACCACTTCCTGAGCGGCCCAAGATGGCCGTTATACCAGCAGGGACTACCAATGATTTCGCCCGTGCCTTACATATTCCGCGCGATGACATGCAAGAAGCGGCCAAAGTCATCCTAGAGGGAAAGACGATGGGCATGGACATTGGCCTAGCAGGCGATAAGTACTTCATGAACATCGCAGGTTCTGGTAGCCTGACGGAGCTGACTTACGGCGTGCCTTCTGAGTTTAAGTCTGTACTCGGATATGCGGCCTATGTGATCAAGGGTGCCGAGATGTTACCGAAGATTCATGCGGTCAACATGCACTTGAAATGGGATGGCGGCGAGTACGAGGGTAAACTGTCCCTCTTTCTACTGGCGATGACCAATTCAATTGGAGGGTTTGAACAAGTCGTTCCCGATGCATCACTCGCCGATGGTGAGTTTACCCTGATTGGCGTCAAGACAGCAAACCCAGTTGATGTGTTGCGCTTGTTGGCAATGGCCTTTAACGGGAATCACATCAACGATCCCCAGATCATCTATGAAAGGACAACCCACCTGTCCGTTAAGGTACTAGATGAGAATGAGGAAGTACCAGTCAACCTTGATGGCGAACTGGGGGGCTATTTACCACTTGAGTTCCATAATTTAAAGCAACATATCGAGTTTTTTGTCAAATAGTGTGTATAATATGAGTTTGTTGATGCAAACTCATATTTTTTAGGAGTAACTTTTGGAAAAAAATCAAATTATCAAATTAGAAATTACAGATCTGAGCTATGACGCACTTGGTGTGGCGCATACCGAGGACGGCATTACCGTTTTCGTGAATAATGCACTTCCCGGTGAGGTGGTCGAGGCACAGATTCTGAAGGTCAAGAAAAATTTGGCTTTCGCGCGAGTTCAGAATATTCTGGTCAAGAGTCCGGAGCGAATTGAGGTTAAGAAGAACCAGTGGGTGCAAACCGGACTGGCTTCTTTAGCCCATCTGAGCTATGATGCCCAACTGAAATTCAAGCAACAGCAGGTGGAGAATCTACTACAAAAGGCGCACCTGACTGACGTCACGGTGAAGGAGACCCTGCCATCACCGCAAATTACTGGATACCGCAACAAGGCTGAAGTACCCGTGCGGCAAATTAACGGTAAGCTCGAAATTGGCTTTTTCCGTAAACACTCGCATGATATGGTGCCACTCGAGAATTTCTTCACGACCGATGCTAAGATTGATCAGATTTTGGTCGCAACACGGGACATTTTACGTAAAAATCACGTTAGTGCATATAATGAGAAGTCGCACCTGGGCGCGATTAAGTACCTGATGGTCCGCGTAGGCCATTACACCGGTGAGATCATGGTTGTCCTGGTCTCTACTGTCAAGAATTTCCCCCAATTACCACAGGTAATTAGTGAGATTGAGCAATTACCAAATGTGAAGAGTGTTGTGCTGAATTACAATCCGCAGAAGACGAATGTGATTCTTGGCCGCAAGGACATTTTGTTAGCGGGTAATCCGTACATTACTGATCAAATTGGGGAACAGAAATTTATGATTTCGCCGCAATCATTCTTTCAGATTAACTCTGAGCAGACGACCAGATTGTACGATTTGGCAGTGCGGCAGGCAGATTTACAGGCAGATGATGTTGTGATTGATGCTTATTCCGGGATCGGTACCATTGGCCTA
This window harbors:
- a CDS encoding diacylglycerol kinase, with the translated sequence MVKKARLIYNPVSGNEQMPAQVAGILNTLEQAGYEASAFQTTVEENSAMNEAKRVGLAGFDLVVAAGGDGTINEVVNGIAPLPERPKMAVIPAGTTNDFARALHIPRDDMQEAAKVILEGKTMGMDIGLAGDKYFMNIAGSGSLTELTYGVPSEFKSVLGYAAYVIKGAEMLPKIHAVNMHLKWDGGEYEGKLSLFLLAMTNSIGGFEQVVPDASLADGEFTLIGVKTANPVDVLRLLAMAFNGNHINDPQIIYERTTHLSVKVLDENEEVPVNLDGELGGYLPLEFHNLKQHIEFFVK
- the pcrA gene encoding DNA helicase PcrA, whose product is MSADALIKNLNEQQSLAVRTTEGPLLVMAGAGSGKTSVLTRRIAYLVEEKSVLPWNILAITFTNKAAKEMRDRIEQQLGAQANDIWISTFHALCVRILRREAEKINYTSSFSIADPAEQLTLVKQILKRLNYDPKIYDPKNILHQISNAKNDLVDPDGYQKLVATPFERVVGEVYHEYQAALQRDQSMDFDDLIMQTIILFKLDPPTLHFYQNKFRYISVDEYQDTNEAQYQLVKMLAAQYRNLCVVGDADQSIYGWRGANMENILNFEQDYPDAQTIMLEQNYRSTSHILNAANSVIKNNVNRKPKDLWTDQGEGAKITYYRAQSESDEAHFVDSKIVEAIEAGKREYKDFAVLYRTNAQSRSVEEGLLKANIPYKIVGGHKFYDRKEIKDVLAYLKLIANPADSMSLNRIINVPKRGIGPGTMEKLITFSDANEWSLFEGMRNLVLSPIKGRVAQTMMDLATILTDAKEYSTSHSVTSTTNKILEDTGYVAALKAAHTLEADTRIENIDEFLSVTKKFDDQYEPTSEESNQLSDFLADVSLLSDQDDLENQNNQVALMTLHAAKGLEFPVVFLVGLEEGLFPLSRASMDESELEEERRLAYVGITRAREQLYLTNAVSRLLYGRTQVNMPSRFIGEIADEDLEQENPTAANVFVGSGNTTNVPFARRNDRATATVYQPKVAVHSAGAIGAEKSTWNVGDKVTHKAWGEGTVVKVSGSGDDQELDIAFENEGIKRLLAAFAPIKKV
- the gatB gene encoding Asp-tRNA(Asn)/Glu-tRNA(Gln) amidotransferase subunit GatB; amino-acid sequence: MNFETTIGLEVHVELKTKTKMFSPSANLFGVEQNTNTNVIDFGFPGVLPTVNKNAYRLGVMVALALHAEVAPYTHFDRKNYFYPDNPKAYQITQFEFPLAKNGYLEIEVDGKKKKIGIEELHVEEDAGKNTHGSDGYSYVDLNRQGTPLIEIVSKPDIKSPEEAYAYLEKLKQTIQFTGASDVKMEEGSMRVDTNISIRPIGQKQYGVKSELKNLNSFNHVRLGLAYEEKRQEKILLSGGTVRPETRRYDEPTGQTYLMRVKEGKDDYRYFPEPDLPAFFIEDEWVQEIAAAIPEMPEKRRARYVSEFEIPEYDAGILTQTKEMADFFEATVNLGADAKLASNWLMGEVNGYLNEHKLDLEETKLTPENLAGMIKLIVDGTISSKIAKKVFQEIITNGSEPKAWVTEKGMVQESNPDVLLPMINEILDNNAQSIEDYKNGKDRALGFLVGQIMKQSRGKANPKMVNKFLLEELAKR
- the gatC gene encoding Asp-tRNA(Asn)/Glu-tRNA(Gln) amidotransferase subunit GatC, which gives rise to MMISKEDIKHVASLAKLEFTEEELAKFTTQMDEIIEMANQLGEVDVAEVAPTTQVVAEHNVFREDVIVQGESRAVLLQNVPESQDGFIKVPTIIDKDEDED
- the ligA gene encoding NAD-dependent DNA ligase LigA, producing the protein MAEKLTKEQAQEQILALRAQLNVWAEQYYDRDAPTVSDREYDLTYQQLVNLESEFPELITPDSITQRVGGTVEDEFSKVRHEIPMLSMGDIFSKEELIEFDQRVQKAVGKPVDYHVELKIDGLSLALEYRLGKLFRASTRGNGSIGEDVTANARTIADIPQTLPEPLTIEVRGECLMPKAAFAKLNEKREQAGLQVFANPRNAAAGSLRQLDEKVTRERELSTFIYTYVTPPVAAIKTQQEAVHELARLGFTINETSIEASSLDQIFEFIDHYEQERDSLPYGIDGVVIKVNSLQLQEQLGNTVKVPRWEIAYKFAPEVAETVVRDIEWTVGRTGVVTPTAVMDPVSLAGTTVARATLHNPAYITQKDIRLGDTVKLHKAGDIIPEVSEVILTRRATDSVPYLAPTKCPSCGQALVHLEDEVALRCINPMCPAQIQEGLTHFASRNAMNIAGLGPKIVHQLFQKNMIKDVADLYKLTASDLLQLDGFKEKSVNNLLEAIGASKDNSVERLIFGLGIQHVGAKAALLLAQKFQDLDKLSEATVQEIVSIDTIGETIAQSLTFYFAQPTASTLLAELKNAGVNTQYRGPKLTQIADNFFKDKTVVITGKFTEFSRQELTKMLEERGAKVTGSVSKKTDIVVHGTDAGSKLDKANKLAIPLMNEAEVLAEFN
- the rlmD gene encoding 23S rRNA (uracil(1939)-C(5))-methyltransferase RlmD; the protein is MEKNQIIKLEITDLSYDALGVAHTEDGITVFVNNALPGEVVEAQILKVKKNLAFARVQNILVKSPERIEVKKNQWVQTGLASLAHLSYDAQLKFKQQQVENLLQKAHLTDVTVKETLPSPQITGYRNKAEVPVRQINGKLEIGFFRKHSHDMVPLENFFTTDAKIDQILVATRDILRKNHVSAYNEKSHLGAIKYLMVRVGHYTGEIMVVLVSTVKNFPQLPQVISEIEQLPNVKSVVLNYNPQKTNVILGRKDILLAGNPYITDQIGEQKFMISPQSFFQINSEQTTRLYDLAVRQADLQADDVVIDAYSGIGTIGLSVAQHVKKVIGVEVVKSAVEDSENNAALNQIDNADFALGKAEEMMPKWQEQGLSTDVVFVDPPRKGLTPEFIEATVKTGPKKVVYISCNPATLVRDLQQFQELGYKFDTIAPVDMFPMTPHVETVVLMSRVDK
- the gatA gene encoding Asp-tRNA(Asn)/Glu-tRNA(Gln) amidotransferase subunit GatA; this translates as MNFLNENIDSLNQKLKSGELDAKTLTADTLKAIEEKETALNAFVTVAEDAVPAEQLDLNNVLAGIPIAIKDNIITEGLRTTASSHILDNFVPVYESTVVQKLKEAQMTIIGKTNLDEFAMGGSTETSYFGTSKNPWDLTKIPGGSSGGSAAAVAGGEVVAALGSDTGGSIRQPASYTGIFGIKPTYGRVSRWGLIAFASSLDQIGVMTKRVKDAAQVLNVIAGPDDKDATTSQTKVPDYTQYLGQDIKGLRVAVPAEYMAEGINADVKAVVQSTIDMLAQNGAIIDTVNLPHTKYVLPTYYIIASSEASSNLQRFDGIRYGFRAPDVKSLEDVFVKTRSEGFGDEVKRRIMLGTFALSAGYYDAYFKKASQVRTMIKQDFDKIFAEHDVIVGPTAPTTAFGIGQQVSDPLTMYANDILTISANLAGIPAASVPAGLSEGMPVGLQVMANRFDEGSIFKVASFVEQQNKFYANKPTGMED
- a CDS encoding CamS family sex pheromone protein, which translates into the protein MKRFLQIITALSVVIFLAGCGNLKNSDLSNNATTSTKKKSYQTTGSTAGEYSVLLRNGQYKISPISGITATNNSNDVDLKNLESGLMSLSLAEFSANKFVFQEGQELTRAQVSAWLNRYDKKSNKNGLNPVDNKKTDADTRNPIYLEQVIEQDYLTGSGSTYELGGISIGLAMNSVDYFTKVKDGPQYKTTINRATQLEQGKKIATKLLKQLRSRKKFQNIPIMIGIFSKTASDSLVGGNYLATGLAPDNKKSITDWKTVDEQSQVLPTIGNDKPINSNDAESFSNFKAAVQGYFPNISGVIGRVHYRSGQLTSFEITVNTQFYGYAQINSFAKLVLSSAKKFLPNNVPLEILVQSVNDPQALISKEKANSAYNVHVFR